One segment of Rosa chinensis cultivar Old Blush chromosome 6, RchiOBHm-V2, whole genome shotgun sequence DNA contains the following:
- the LOC112170339 gene encoding synaptotagmin-2 isoform X2, whose amino-acid sequence MGILSSILGFCGFGIGTSIGLVIGYYMFIYFQPTDVKLDWLNKFVEIMWPYLDKAICKTAKTIAKPIIAEQIPKYKIDSVDFEVLTLGTLPPTFQGMKVYVTGEKELIMELSLKWAGNPNITVAAKAFGLKATVQVVDLQVFASPRITLKPLVPTFPCFSKIFVSLMEKPHVDFGLKLLGADAMAIPGLYRFVQELIKDQVANMYLWPKYLEVTIMDPKLAMRKPVGILTVKVLKATKLKKKDLMGGADPYVKLKLTEDKLPSKKTTVKHKTLNPEWNEEFHLSVRDPETQALEFMVYDWEKVGRHDKMGINVIPLSELTPDESKVMTLDILKNMDPNDAQNEKSRGQLVLELLYKPFKEDEMPEDKEDSNEVQKAPEGTPASGGLLVVHIHEAEDLEGKHHTNPHVRLLFKGEERRTKHFKKNRDPRFNEEFQFMLEEPPKAHDRLHVEVVSTSSRMGLLHPKENLGYVDINLADVVSNRRINEKHNLIDSKNGRIQIELQWRTS is encoded by the exons ATGGGTATTCTGAGTTCTATACTGGGTTTTTGTGGTTTTGGAATTGGAACTTCAATTGGACTTGTGATCGGGTATTACATGTTCATCTACTTCCAGCCTACTGATGTTAAG CTTGACTGGCTTAACAAATTTGTTGAGATTATGTGGCCTTATCTGGACAAG GCAATTTGCAAGACTGCAAAGACCATAGCAAAGCCCATTATTGCTGAGCAAATTCCAAAATATAAAATCGACTCCGTTGATTTTGAAGTACTTACATTGGGCACCCTACCACCAACTTTTCAAG GAATGAAAGTTTATGTCACTGGTGAGAAGGAATTAATTATGGAACTATCCTTGAAGTGGGCAGGAAATCCTAACATTACTGTTGCAGCTAAAGCATTTGGGTTGAAAGCCACAGTTCAG GTGGTTGACTTGCAAGTGTTTGCATCCCCACGTATCACCCTGAAGCCTCTGGTTCCGACCTTTCCTTGTTTTTCAAAAATCTTTGTCTCTCTTATGGAGAAG CCACATGTTGACTTCGGACTAAAACTCCTTGGAGCAGATGCAATGGCTATTCCAGGCCTGTATAGGTTTGTGCAG GAGCTTATTAAGGATCAAGTGGCAAATATGTACCTATGGCCCAAATACCTAGAAGTAACTATCATGGATCCCAAACT TGCCATGAGGAAACCCGTTGGGATTCTCACTGTAAAGGTTCTGAAGGccacaaaactcaaaaagaaagaTTTAATGGGAGGAGCAGATCCTTATGTAAAACTCAAGCTGACTGAGGACAAGCTTCCTTCAAAGAAAACAACAGTGAAACACAAAACTTTGAACCCTGAATGGAATGAGGAATTTCATTTGTCTGTTAGAGACCCTGAAACTCAAGCATTGGAATTTATGGTTTATGATTGGGAAAAG GTTGGCCGACACGATAAGATGGGTATAAATGTTATTCCCTTGAGCGAACTTACTCCTGATGAGTCTAAAGTTATGACTCTTGACATACTGAAAAACATGGACCCAAATGATGCTCAAAATGAGAAGTCGCGTGGACAGCTTGTTCTGGAACTGCTCTATAAACCCTTCAAGGAGGATGAGATGCCTGAAGATAAGGAAGATTCAAATGAGGTACAGAAGGCTCCTGAAGGAACTCCTGCAAGTGGTGGTCTGCTTGTAGTACACATCCATGAAGCTGAAGATTTGGAAGGAAAGCACCACACTAATCCACATGTTCGATTACTATTCAAAGGGGAGGAGAGAAGAACCAAG CATTTCAAGAAAAATCGGGACCCAAGATTTAACGAGGAGTTTCAGTTTATGTTAGAAGAACCACCTAAAGCTCATGATAGGCTTCATGTTGAGGTAGTCAGCACCTCCTCGAGGATGGGCCTGCTGCATCCCAAG GAAAATCTTGGATATGTGGATATAAATCTAGCGGATGTTGTTAGCAATAGAAGAATCAATGAGAAGCACAATCTGATCGACTCGAAGAATGGACGGATTCAAATCGAGCTGCAGTGGCGAACATCTTGA
- the LOC112170339 gene encoding synaptotagmin-2 isoform X1: MGILSSILGFCGFGIGTSIGLVIGYYMFIYFQPTDVKHPLIRPMVEQDSESLQRMLSEIPLWVKNPDYDRLDWLNKFVEIMWPYLDKAICKTAKTIAKPIIAEQIPKYKIDSVDFEVLTLGTLPPTFQGMKVYVTGEKELIMELSLKWAGNPNITVAAKAFGLKATVQVVDLQVFASPRITLKPLVPTFPCFSKIFVSLMEKPHVDFGLKLLGADAMAIPGLYRFVQELIKDQVANMYLWPKYLEVTIMDPKLAMRKPVGILTVKVLKATKLKKKDLMGGADPYVKLKLTEDKLPSKKTTVKHKTLNPEWNEEFHLSVRDPETQALEFMVYDWEKVGRHDKMGINVIPLSELTPDESKVMTLDILKNMDPNDAQNEKSRGQLVLELLYKPFKEDEMPEDKEDSNEVQKAPEGTPASGGLLVVHIHEAEDLEGKHHTNPHVRLLFKGEERRTKHFKKNRDPRFNEEFQFMLEEPPKAHDRLHVEVVSTSSRMGLLHPKENLGYVDINLADVVSNRRINEKHNLIDSKNGRIQIELQWRTS; this comes from the exons ATGGGTATTCTGAGTTCTATACTGGGTTTTTGTGGTTTTGGAATTGGAACTTCAATTGGACTTGTGATCGGGTATTACATGTTCATCTACTTCCAGCCTACTGATGTTAAG CATCCTCTGATTCGTCCTATGGTTGAGCAAGATTCGGAATCGTTGCAACGGATGCTTTCGGAGATCCCCTTGTGGGTTAAAAACCCAGACTATGATCGT CTTGACTGGCTTAACAAATTTGTTGAGATTATGTGGCCTTATCTGGACAAG GCAATTTGCAAGACTGCAAAGACCATAGCAAAGCCCATTATTGCTGAGCAAATTCCAAAATATAAAATCGACTCCGTTGATTTTGAAGTACTTACATTGGGCACCCTACCACCAACTTTTCAAG GAATGAAAGTTTATGTCACTGGTGAGAAGGAATTAATTATGGAACTATCCTTGAAGTGGGCAGGAAATCCTAACATTACTGTTGCAGCTAAAGCATTTGGGTTGAAAGCCACAGTTCAG GTGGTTGACTTGCAAGTGTTTGCATCCCCACGTATCACCCTGAAGCCTCTGGTTCCGACCTTTCCTTGTTTTTCAAAAATCTTTGTCTCTCTTATGGAGAAG CCACATGTTGACTTCGGACTAAAACTCCTTGGAGCAGATGCAATGGCTATTCCAGGCCTGTATAGGTTTGTGCAG GAGCTTATTAAGGATCAAGTGGCAAATATGTACCTATGGCCCAAATACCTAGAAGTAACTATCATGGATCCCAAACT TGCCATGAGGAAACCCGTTGGGATTCTCACTGTAAAGGTTCTGAAGGccacaaaactcaaaaagaaagaTTTAATGGGAGGAGCAGATCCTTATGTAAAACTCAAGCTGACTGAGGACAAGCTTCCTTCAAAGAAAACAACAGTGAAACACAAAACTTTGAACCCTGAATGGAATGAGGAATTTCATTTGTCTGTTAGAGACCCTGAAACTCAAGCATTGGAATTTATGGTTTATGATTGGGAAAAG GTTGGCCGACACGATAAGATGGGTATAAATGTTATTCCCTTGAGCGAACTTACTCCTGATGAGTCTAAAGTTATGACTCTTGACATACTGAAAAACATGGACCCAAATGATGCTCAAAATGAGAAGTCGCGTGGACAGCTTGTTCTGGAACTGCTCTATAAACCCTTCAAGGAGGATGAGATGCCTGAAGATAAGGAAGATTCAAATGAGGTACAGAAGGCTCCTGAAGGAACTCCTGCAAGTGGTGGTCTGCTTGTAGTACACATCCATGAAGCTGAAGATTTGGAAGGAAAGCACCACACTAATCCACATGTTCGATTACTATTCAAAGGGGAGGAGAGAAGAACCAAG CATTTCAAGAAAAATCGGGACCCAAGATTTAACGAGGAGTTTCAGTTTATGTTAGAAGAACCACCTAAAGCTCATGATAGGCTTCATGTTGAGGTAGTCAGCACCTCCTCGAGGATGGGCCTGCTGCATCCCAAG GAAAATCTTGGATATGTGGATATAAATCTAGCGGATGTTGTTAGCAATAGAAGAATCAATGAGAAGCACAATCTGATCGACTCGAAGAATGGACGGATTCAAATCGAGCTGCAGTGGCGAACATCTTGA
- the LOC112172330 gene encoding receptor protein kinase CLAVATA1 yields the protein MVMSPIILHIILIFLLCSTCCGSGNGDLEALLKLKASMIGPKGSGLHDWKTTSLMSPSAHCLFTGVTCDGEFRVVALNVSGLPLFGKIAPEIGLLTKLVNLTIADNNFTGKLPAEIGNLTALTHLNISNNLFVGKFPGEITRRMTELEVIDAYNNNFNGPLPVELISLKNLKYLHLGGNYFTGPIPDNYSEIQSLEYLGLNGIGLSGKFPASLSRLKNLKEMYVGYYNTYDGGIPPELGSLSSLRILDMASCNLTGTIPISLSNLKHLISLFLQINQLTGFIPPQLSTLPSLMSLDLSINSLTGEIPASFSELKNITLINLYKNNLYGPIPKFVGDFPHLEVLQVWENNFTYELPENLGRSGRLKDLDVTGNHFTGLIPRDLCKGGMLRTLILMDNHFFGPIPEELGQCKSLIKIRMVKNTLTGTIPAGMFSLPNVNIIELNDNYLSGQLPAQMSAGSLGILGLSGNQISGEIPPAIGNLKNLQTLSLEMNKFSGEIPMEIFNLKLLAKINISANNLSNRIPDTISQCSSLSFADLSRNNLVGEIPKGIAKLKVLSILNFSRNHLTGPVPPQIRNMAALTTLDLSDNNLSGKLPTGGQFLVFSNSSFAGNPLLCLPRSVSCPTVRSHKAFGTSRVALIIIGLSTFLLFLLITVYKMRRTKFQKSMTWKLTAFQRLDFRAEEVLECLKDENIIGKGGAGVVYRGSMPDGVDVAIKRLVGRGTGRNDHGFSAEIKTLGRIRHRNIVRLLGFVSNKDTNLLLYEYMPNGSLGEVLHGSKGGHLQWDRRYRIAVEAAKGLCYLHHDCSPLIIHRDVKSNNILLDSDFEAHVADFGLAKFLQDAGVSECMSSIAGSYGYIAPEYAYTLKVDEKSDVYSFGVVLLELVVGRKPVGEFGDGVDIVRWVRKTTSELSQPSDAAAVLAVVDHRLSEYPLAGVINLFKIAMMCVEDDSSARPTMREVVHMLTNPPRSAPNLLNL from the exons ATGGTAATGTCTCCCATTATTCTTCACATTATTCTCATCTTCCTCCTCTGCTCCACTTGTTGCGGAAGCGGAAATGGTGATCTTGAAGCACTGCTGAAGCTCAAGGCCTCCATGATTGGTCCCAAAGGTTCTGGCCTTCACGATTGGAAAACGACGTCGTTGATGTCTCCCTCGGCGCACTGTCTATTTACTGGGGTTACATGCGACGGCGAATTCCGAGTAGTGGCTCTCAACGTGTCGGGTCTGCCTCTGTTCGGAAAGATTGCGCCGGAGATTGGGCTTCTCACTAAGCTCGTGAACCTCACAATCGCCGACAACAACTTCACTGGGAAGCTGCCGGCGGAGATTGGCAATCTGACGGCTCTGACGCACTTGAACATTTCTAACAACTTGTTCGTCGGAAAGTTCCCCGGAGAAATCACGAGGCGGATGACGGAGCTGGAGGTCATCGACGCCTATAACAACAACTTCAATGGCCCACTTCCCGTCGAGCTCATCAgtctcaaaaatctcaaatatcTTCATCTGGGCGGGAACTACTTCACCGGCCCGATTCCCGACAATTACTCCGAGATTCAGAGCTTGGAGTATTTGGGCCTCAACGGAATCGGCCTCAGTGGAAAGTTTCCGGCCAGTCTGTCACGTTTGAAGAATCTCAAGGAAATGTACGTCGGCTATTACAATACTTACGACGGCGGAATTCCTCCGGAGTTGGGATCGTTGAGTTCGTTACGGATTCTGGACATGGCTAGCTGTAATCTCACCGGCACCATTCCCATAAGCCTAAGTAATTTGAAGCATTTGATCTCTCTATTTCTTCAAATTAACCAACTCACTGGTTTCATACCTCCCCAACTCTCTACCCTGCCCAGTCTCATGTCTCTGGATCTTTCCATAAACTCGCTCACCGGAGAGATACCGGCGTCGTTCTCGGAACTGAAGAACATTACGCTCATCAATCTGTACAAGAACAATCTCTATGGCCCCATTCCCAAATTTGTTGGTGACTTTCCTCATCTCGAGGTGCTTCAGGTGTGGGAGAACAACTTTACTTACGAGCTGCCGGAGAATCTTGGCCGCAGTGGGAGGCTTAAAGATCTCGACGTCACCGGAAACCACTTCACCGGGCTGATTCCTCGGGATTTGTGCAAGGGAGGGATGTTGAGGACGCTGATACTGATGGATAATCACTTCTTTGGCCCCATTCCTGAAGAGTTAGGCCAGTGCAAGTCGCTCATCAAGATCAGAATGGTGAAGAACACACTCACGGGGACTATTCCGGCAGGGATGTTTAGTTTACCTAATGTGAATATCATTGAGCTCAATGATAATTACTTGTCTGGCCAACTTCCGGCGCAAATGTCAGCAGGCTCACTCGGAATCCTTGGACTTTCTGGGAATCAAATTTCCGGCGAAATCCCACCGGCTATTGGAAATCTGAAGAATCTGCAGACACTTTCTCTGGAAATGAACAAATTCTCCGGTGAAATTCCAATGGAAATCTTCAATCTGAAATTATTGGCCAAGATCAACATCAGCGCCAACAACTTGAGCAATAGAATTCCGGACACAATTTCTCAATGCTCCTCCCTAAGTTTTGCTGATCTTAGTAGAAACAACTTGGTTGGGGAAATTCCAAAGGGGATTGCAAAGCTGAAGGTTCTGAGCATTCTCAATTTCTCTCGAAACCATCTAACCGGTCCAGTTCCTCCTCAAATTCGCAACATGGCTGCTCTCACAACTCTTGATCTCTCCGATAACAATCTCAGCGGCAAACTCCCAACCGGCGGTCAATTTCTGGTGTTCAGCAACTCATCCTTTGCCGGAAACCCCTTGCTCTGTTTACCACGCAGTGTTTCCTGCCCGACTGTTCGATCCCACAAAGCATTTGGTACCTCCAGGGTGGCTCTTATCATAATCGGACTCTCTACCTTTCTGCTATTCCTACTGATCACAGTGTACAAAATGAGAAGGACGAAATTTCAGAAATCCATGACTTGGAAGCTGACGGCCTTTCAACGCCTCGATTTCAGAGCAGAGGAGGTGCTGGAGTGTTTGAAGGATGAAAACATCATAGGCAAAGGGGGTGCCGGAGTCGTCTACCGCGGCTCCATGCCGGATGGCGTTGACGTGGCAATCAAACGGCTGGTCGGGCGTGGAACCGGACGGAACGATCACGGATTTTCTGCCGAGATAAAAACGTTAGGACGAATCCGGCACCGAAATATTGTTAGGCTGTTGGGGTTCGTGTCTAACAAGGACACGAATTTGTTGCTATACGAGTACATGCCTAACGGAAGCTTGGGGGAGGTGCTGCATGGGTCAAAGGGAGGACATTTGCAGTGGGACAGGAGGTACAGGATCGCCGTGGAAGCTGCCAAGGGGTTGTGCTATCTCCACCACGACTGTTCGCCTCTGATTATTCACAGGGATGTCAAGTCCAATAACATCTTGCTCGACTCCGACTTTGAGGCCCATGTTGCTGATTTTGGGCTCGCTAAGTTCCTTCAAGACGCCGGAGTTTCCGAGTGCATGTCTTCTATTGCTGGCTCCTATGGTTACATTGCCCCAG AGTATGCATACACATTAAAAGTGGACGAGAAAAGCGATGTGTACAGCTTTGGTGTGGTTCTGCTAGAGCTAGTTGTCGGGAGGAAACCAGTTGGGGAATTCGGCGATGGAGTGGACATTGTAAGGTGGGTGAGGAAGACTACATCGGAGCTCTCTCAGCCGTCGGATGCAGCAGCAGTGCTGGCGGTGGTGGATCACAGGCTCAGTGAATACCCCCTCGCAGGGGTCATAAACCTGTTCAAGATTGCAATGATGTGCGTCGAGGATGATAGCTCGGCAAGACCAACAATGAGGGAAGTGGTCCACATGCTCACTAATCCTCCGCGCTCTGCTCCAAACCTACTCAACCTTTAG
- the LOC112170339 gene encoding synaptotagmin-2 isoform X3, which yields MKVYVTGEKELIMELSLKWAGNPNITVAAKAFGLKATVQVVDLQVFASPRITLKPLVPTFPCFSKIFVSLMEKPHVDFGLKLLGADAMAIPGLYRFVQELIKDQVANMYLWPKYLEVTIMDPKLAMRKPVGILTVKVLKATKLKKKDLMGGADPYVKLKLTEDKLPSKKTTVKHKTLNPEWNEEFHLSVRDPETQALEFMVYDWEKVGRHDKMGINVIPLSELTPDESKVMTLDILKNMDPNDAQNEKSRGQLVLELLYKPFKEDEMPEDKEDSNEVQKAPEGTPASGGLLVVHIHEAEDLEGKHHTNPHVRLLFKGEERRTKHFKKNRDPRFNEEFQFMLEEPPKAHDRLHVEVVSTSSRMGLLHPKENLGYVDINLADVVSNRRINEKHNLIDSKNGRIQIELQWRTS from the exons ATGAAAGTTTATGTCACTGGTGAGAAGGAATTAATTATGGAACTATCCTTGAAGTGGGCAGGAAATCCTAACATTACTGTTGCAGCTAAAGCATTTGGGTTGAAAGCCACAGTTCAG GTGGTTGACTTGCAAGTGTTTGCATCCCCACGTATCACCCTGAAGCCTCTGGTTCCGACCTTTCCTTGTTTTTCAAAAATCTTTGTCTCTCTTATGGAGAAG CCACATGTTGACTTCGGACTAAAACTCCTTGGAGCAGATGCAATGGCTATTCCAGGCCTGTATAGGTTTGTGCAG GAGCTTATTAAGGATCAAGTGGCAAATATGTACCTATGGCCCAAATACCTAGAAGTAACTATCATGGATCCCAAACT TGCCATGAGGAAACCCGTTGGGATTCTCACTGTAAAGGTTCTGAAGGccacaaaactcaaaaagaaagaTTTAATGGGAGGAGCAGATCCTTATGTAAAACTCAAGCTGACTGAGGACAAGCTTCCTTCAAAGAAAACAACAGTGAAACACAAAACTTTGAACCCTGAATGGAATGAGGAATTTCATTTGTCTGTTAGAGACCCTGAAACTCAAGCATTGGAATTTATGGTTTATGATTGGGAAAAG GTTGGCCGACACGATAAGATGGGTATAAATGTTATTCCCTTGAGCGAACTTACTCCTGATGAGTCTAAAGTTATGACTCTTGACATACTGAAAAACATGGACCCAAATGATGCTCAAAATGAGAAGTCGCGTGGACAGCTTGTTCTGGAACTGCTCTATAAACCCTTCAAGGAGGATGAGATGCCTGAAGATAAGGAAGATTCAAATGAGGTACAGAAGGCTCCTGAAGGAACTCCTGCAAGTGGTGGTCTGCTTGTAGTACACATCCATGAAGCTGAAGATTTGGAAGGAAAGCACCACACTAATCCACATGTTCGATTACTATTCAAAGGGGAGGAGAGAAGAACCAAG CATTTCAAGAAAAATCGGGACCCAAGATTTAACGAGGAGTTTCAGTTTATGTTAGAAGAACCACCTAAAGCTCATGATAGGCTTCATGTTGAGGTAGTCAGCACCTCCTCGAGGATGGGCCTGCTGCATCCCAAG GAAAATCTTGGATATGTGGATATAAATCTAGCGGATGTTGTTAGCAATAGAAGAATCAATGAGAAGCACAATCTGATCGACTCGAAGAATGGACGGATTCAAATCGAGCTGCAGTGGCGAACATCTTGA